The Pseudofrankia inefficax genome window below encodes:
- a CDS encoding amidohydrolase family protein yields MADTGDLAALTTVFDADNHYWESSDAFTRHRDPAFADRGLRVVELDGTRRYFLGEHPHPILPGPGDAHPRPRPGALYDYFAGRSDKGSIGAELACEAPAEHPEWFNRDARLARMDVQGLEAAWMFPSHAVCLEGPMQPDIEGSLEVLRAFNRWLQEDWGFAYQDRIFGVPYLSLSDADGAVRELDWCLDHGARVVSIRNGPAFTPDGTRSPADPVFDPFWARVQEAGVVVAPHAGFDDGYREVEAAVARAWGYRAAQRGGDTNAITLSEPFVTMLMKHRLVQDFAAALVSHGLFERFPRLRVAYIENGGTWVGPLLHGLELLAAQNPGMFRTSPVEQFVEHCWVAPFVEDDVTALAAHLPARRILFGSDWPHAEGLGEPRDFLAGLAGFSAADQRRIMVDNARELTFG; encoded by the coding sequence ATGGCAGACACCGGCGACTTAGCCGCCCTGACGACCGTGTTCGACGCCGACAACCACTACTGGGAGTCGAGCGACGCCTTCACCCGCCACCGAGACCCCGCCTTCGCCGACCGGGGCCTGCGCGTGGTCGAGCTCGACGGCACCCGCCGCTACTTCCTCGGCGAGCACCCCCACCCGATCCTCCCGGGCCCCGGCGACGCCCACCCGCGGCCGCGGCCGGGCGCGCTCTACGACTACTTCGCCGGGCGCTCCGACAAGGGCTCGATCGGCGCCGAGCTCGCCTGCGAGGCGCCGGCCGAGCATCCCGAGTGGTTCAACCGGGACGCGCGGCTGGCCCGCATGGACGTCCAGGGCCTCGAGGCGGCCTGGATGTTCCCCTCGCACGCGGTCTGCCTCGAAGGGCCGATGCAGCCCGACATCGAGGGGTCGCTGGAGGTCCTGCGGGCCTTCAACCGCTGGCTGCAGGAGGACTGGGGCTTCGCCTACCAGGACCGGATCTTCGGCGTTCCCTACCTGTCGCTGTCGGACGCCGACGGTGCCGTCCGCGAGCTGGACTGGTGCCTAGACCACGGCGCCCGGGTGGTCAGCATCCGCAACGGCCCGGCGTTCACCCCGGACGGCACCCGCTCGCCGGCCGACCCCGTGTTCGACCCGTTCTGGGCCCGCGTCCAGGAGGCGGGCGTCGTCGTGGCGCCGCACGCCGGCTTCGACGACGGCTACCGCGAGGTCGAGGCGGCGGTCGCGCGGGCCTGGGGCTACCGCGCCGCCCAGCGCGGCGGGGACACGAACGCGATCACGCTGTCCGAGCCGTTCGTGACGATGCTGATGAAGCACCGCCTCGTCCAGGACTTCGCCGCCGCCCTGGTGAGCCACGGCCTGTTCGAGCGGTTCCCCCGGCTGCGGGTCGCCTACATCGAGAACGGCGGGACGTGGGTCGGCCCGCTGCTGCACGGCCTGGAGCTGCTCGCCGCGCAGAACCCCGGCATGTTCCGGACCTCCCCGGTCGAGCAGTTCGTCGAGCACTGCTGGGTCGCGCCGTTCGTCGAGGACGACGTGACCGCGCTGGCCGCGCACCTGCCGGCGCGGCGCATCCTGTTCGGCTCGGACTGGCCGCACGCCGAGGGCCTGGGCGAGCCGCGTGACTTCCTGGCCGGGCTCGCCGGGTTCAGCGCCGCTGACCAGCGCCGAATCATGGTCGACAACGCCCGCGAACTGACCTTCGGCTGA
- a CDS encoding TetR/AcrR family transcriptional regulator yields the protein MTGPLVATPAGETSVPGARWSPNQEAMRTRVAQAAARLVARAGIAGCTIRAVADEAGLTKSTVHYYVDNAGELVDLAVLTFLQQFAEQVRARMDAAPDGREALGVLVRTFLPPAAVAAAPDDRARLNSLNLWTSYLAHAWPRGVDAEVLSCFETIRALFETALDRCGVPDAEERARAVHLYLLGAVQHNIMRPLPGPEVARAVEALSGVALDLT from the coding sequence ATGACGGGCCCTTTGGTAGCCACGCCGGCGGGAGAGACGTCCGTCCCGGGCGCGCGGTGGTCGCCGAACCAGGAGGCGATGCGGACCCGCGTCGCGCAGGCCGCCGCCCGTCTGGTGGCGCGCGCGGGGATCGCGGGGTGCACCATCCGGGCCGTCGCCGACGAGGCGGGCCTGACCAAGAGCACGGTCCACTACTACGTCGACAACGCGGGTGAGCTCGTCGACCTCGCCGTGCTGACGTTCCTGCAGCAGTTCGCCGAGCAGGTGCGCGCGCGGATGGACGCGGCGCCGGACGGCCGGGAGGCGCTCGGAGTGCTGGTCCGGACGTTCCTGCCACCCGCGGCCGTCGCGGCGGCGCCGGACGATCGCGCGCGGCTGAACAGCCTGAACCTGTGGACGTCGTACCTGGCCCACGCCTGGCCCCGGGGCGTGGACGCCGAGGTGCTGTCCTGTTTCGAGACCATCCGGGCCCTGTTCGAGACGGCCCTGGACCGCTGCGGCGTGCCGGACGCCGAGGAGCGGGCCCGCGCGGTGCATCTCTACCTGCTGGGAGCCGTGCAGCACAACATCATGCGGCCGCTACCCGGCCCCGAGGTCGCCCGTGCCGTCGAGGCGCTCAGCGGAGTGGCCCTCGATCTGACGTGA
- a CDS encoding flavin-containing monooxygenase: MSPEESRETDGPLPAAVPAVSQSDDQIAAYLEDVSVPTLVAAVVHLTGDRSFLDGPFRPRTFVPNDFQGGLTDQELDAARTAALAAIRAYRNAGCPPVAAPSTALVREIMSWLVCEPVADDYAEMFMEEMNVRGDDPRRLDLTEVADAARRDLSVVVIGAGQSGLLAGLRLAQAGVPFTILEKNADAGGTWLENSYPGCRVDVGNHFYCYSFEPSHAFSEYYSQAPELLAYFQGVMRRHGLAPHVRWNTEVLSATWDDESSLWRLVTRGPGGRESRLDANVVISAVGQLNRPLIPEIPGLAEFRGPAFHTARWDHTVGLAGKRVAMIGAGASGFQVAPAIAGDVESLVVFQRSAQWMAPNRKYRAPVGEGATWAMRHLPGYAAWYRFMLFYQSSDKALELVRVDPRWPGMPHSASATSEARRKGLLAWIESQVGDDAELLAKVVPDYPPMGKRLLQDDGSWLRCLRRDNVELIRDEIVRVEPDAVVTGRGRFEVDVIIVATGFRANEFLAPMKVTGRGGVELGERWADGPAAHLGITVPDFPNLFLMYGPGTNLAHAGSIIFHSECQMQFIGSCIRELLTGGHRSVEVTREAFDDYVERLHAELAGTVWAHPAVKHSWYKGKDGRVHVLSPWRLVDYWRMTHQVDPESYLFT; the protein is encoded by the coding sequence ATGTCGCCAGAGGAGTCCAGGGAAACCGACGGGCCATTACCCGCGGCCGTTCCCGCTGTCAGCCAGAGCGACGACCAGATCGCGGCCTACCTGGAGGACGTCAGCGTTCCGACACTCGTGGCTGCCGTCGTTCACCTCACCGGGGACCGGTCCTTTCTGGACGGGCCGTTCCGGCCGCGGACCTTCGTTCCGAACGACTTCCAGGGCGGCCTGACCGACCAGGAGCTGGACGCGGCGCGCACGGCGGCGCTGGCGGCGATCCGGGCGTACCGGAACGCCGGCTGCCCGCCCGTCGCGGCGCCGTCCACCGCGCTCGTGCGGGAGATCATGTCGTGGCTCGTCTGCGAGCCGGTCGCGGACGACTACGCCGAGATGTTCATGGAGGAGATGAACGTCCGGGGCGACGACCCCCGGCGGCTGGATCTCACCGAGGTGGCCGACGCGGCGAGGCGGGACCTGTCCGTCGTCGTCATCGGTGCCGGCCAGTCCGGCCTGCTCGCCGGCCTGCGCCTGGCGCAGGCCGGCGTGCCCTTCACCATCCTCGAGAAGAACGCGGACGCCGGCGGAACCTGGCTGGAGAACAGCTACCCGGGCTGCCGGGTCGACGTCGGCAACCATTTCTACTGCTACTCCTTCGAGCCCAGCCACGCCTTCAGCGAGTACTACTCCCAGGCGCCCGAACTGCTCGCGTACTTCCAGGGGGTGATGCGTCGCCATGGCCTCGCGCCCCACGTCCGGTGGAACACGGAGGTGCTGTCGGCGACCTGGGACGACGAGTCCTCGCTGTGGCGTCTGGTCACCCGGGGTCCGGGCGGTCGGGAGAGCCGGCTCGACGCGAACGTCGTCATCTCGGCGGTAGGCCAGCTCAACCGCCCGCTGATTCCCGAGATCCCGGGCCTGGCCGAGTTCCGCGGTCCGGCCTTCCACACGGCCCGCTGGGACCATACGGTCGGCCTCGCCGGAAAACGGGTCGCGATGATCGGCGCCGGCGCGAGCGGTTTCCAGGTCGCCCCCGCGATCGCCGGCGACGTCGAGAGCCTCGTCGTGTTCCAGCGCAGCGCCCAGTGGATGGCCCCGAACCGGAAGTACCGGGCGCCGGTGGGCGAAGGCGCGACCTGGGCCATGCGCCACCTGCCCGGCTATGCGGCCTGGTACCGGTTCATGCTGTTCTACCAGTCCAGCGACAAGGCGCTGGAGCTGGTCCGCGTGGACCCCCGGTGGCCGGGGATGCCGCATTCCGCCAGCGCGACGAGCGAGGCGCGGCGTAAGGGGCTGCTGGCCTGGATCGAGAGCCAGGTCGGTGACGACGCCGAGCTGCTCGCCAAGGTCGTTCCCGACTACCCGCCGATGGGCAAACGGCTGCTGCAGGACGACGGGAGCTGGCTGCGCTGCCTGCGCCGGGACAACGTCGAACTCATCCGCGACGAGATCGTCCGGGTCGAGCCGGACGCCGTCGTCACCGGCCGCGGGCGCTTCGAGGTGGACGTCATCATCGTCGCCACCGGTTTCCGGGCGAACGAGTTCCTCGCGCCCATGAAGGTCACCGGCCGGGGCGGCGTCGAGCTGGGGGAGCGGTGGGCCGACGGCCCGGCGGCGCACCTGGGAATCACCGTGCCCGACTTCCCCAACCTGTTCCTGATGTACGGGCCGGGCACGAACCTCGCCCACGCGGGCAGCATCATCTTTCACTCGGAATGCCAGATGCAGTTCATCGGGTCCTGTATCAGGGAACTGCTGACCGGCGGCCACCGGTCGGTGGAGGTGACCCGCGAGGCCTTCGACGACTACGTCGAACGACTGCACGCCGAGCTCGCCGGCACGGTCTGGGCGCATCCGGCGGTCAAACATTCCTGGTACAAGGGGAAAGACGGCCGCGTGCACGTGCTGAGCCCGTGGCGCCTGGTCGACTACTGGCGGATGACCCATCAGGTCGATCCCGAGTCCTACCTCTTCACCTGA
- a CDS encoding SDR family NAD(P)-dependent oxidoreductase — MPDRVAIVTGAARGQGAAIVRRLRAQGCSVVAMDLVRPESDDQSVVDCQGDIREEADWRAVVETAVERFGALHVLVNNAGVLRSGSIADETAAGMRALWEVNFLGAFLGVQAALPALRAAAREQDAVIVNTLSTAACRGFAHHSAYSSSKFALRGFTQSAASELSRDRIRVNAVIPGPIATPMLDPVVVERLGKDLLVGRAGTAEDVAEVVAFLVSPAASFITGSEYSVDGGQLTRI; from the coding sequence ATGCCCGACCGAGTCGCGATCGTCACGGGAGCCGCACGAGGCCAGGGAGCCGCGATTGTCCGAAGGCTGCGAGCGCAGGGCTGTTCGGTGGTGGCGATGGACCTCGTCCGTCCGGAAAGCGATGACCAGTCGGTCGTCGACTGCCAGGGCGACATCCGCGAGGAGGCCGACTGGCGGGCGGTGGTCGAGACCGCGGTCGAGAGATTCGGCGCCCTGCACGTGCTGGTCAACAACGCGGGCGTCCTGCGCAGCGGGTCGATCGCGGACGAGACCGCGGCGGGCATGCGCGCGCTGTGGGAGGTCAACTTCCTGGGCGCCTTCCTGGGCGTCCAGGCGGCGCTGCCCGCCCTGCGTGCCGCGGCCCGGGAGCAGGATGCCGTGATCGTCAACACCCTGTCGACGGCCGCCTGCCGCGGCTTCGCCCACCACAGCGCCTACTCGTCGTCGAAGTTCGCGCTGCGGGGATTCACCCAGTCGGCGGCCAGCGAGCTCAGCCGCGACCGGATCCGGGTGAACGCGGTGATCCCGGGCCCGATCGCGACGCCGATGCTCGACCCCGTCGTCGTGGAACGGCTGGGCAAGGACCTGCTCGTCGGCCGCGCCGGGACGGCCGAGGACGTGGCCGAGGTCGTCGCCTTCCTGGTCTCGCCCGCGGCGAGCTTCATCACCGGCAGCGAGTACAGCGTCGACGGCGGCCAGCTCACGCGGATCTAG
- a CDS encoding ABC transporter substrate-binding protein, with the protein MVRKRCLLWGAVVAAATVLAAACSSSSGGDKGDTTAAPKKSITIGVLTDVTGPASSGNKTFVDGVKAGTYYASRNGYTVKYVLADTATNPATALAAAQKLVTQDHVSAVLAESAILFTASNYLTAHNVPVIGVSQDGPEWTTAKNMFSVVGPLQQTKIATTNGKLYKLLGITNLASLGYGVSPVSSESASSAALSAQVAGIKVGYLNAKFPFGSTDVGPEVLAMKNAGIDGLTASVDPNTSFALITGLRNQNVPMKASILPTGYGGDLLQAGPGALNQAQGVYFILQYEPVEMHTAATKQLQADFTSAAITTAPTYGSYNGYVSVGLLVRALKAAGAQPTSASLIGALSNIHDWDAMGLFGSHTVDINDRVTIVGGADNCLWVTKLTGKTFTLVSGATPICGELVPGKSVAPAS; encoded by the coding sequence GTGGTCCGAAAACGATGCCTGTTATGGGGAGCCGTGGTCGCGGCGGCGACCGTGTTGGCCGCCGCCTGTAGCTCGTCGAGTGGCGGCGACAAGGGCGACACCACCGCCGCCCCGAAGAAGAGCATCACGATCGGTGTGCTCACCGATGTGACCGGACCGGCGTCGTCGGGAAACAAGACCTTCGTCGACGGTGTCAAGGCCGGCACCTACTACGCCTCCCGTAACGGCTACACGGTCAAGTACGTTCTCGCGGACACCGCGACAAACCCGGCGACCGCCCTGGCCGCGGCGCAGAAGCTGGTCACGCAGGACCACGTCAGCGCCGTGCTCGCCGAGTCGGCGATCCTGTTCACGGCCTCGAACTACCTGACGGCCCACAACGTCCCGGTGATCGGCGTCAGCCAGGACGGGCCGGAATGGACCACCGCCAAGAACATGTTCTCGGTGGTCGGCCCGCTGCAACAGACGAAGATCGCGACCACCAACGGAAAACTGTACAAGCTGCTGGGCATCACCAACCTCGCCTCGCTCGGCTACGGCGTCTCACCGGTCTCGTCGGAGTCGGCCAGCTCCGCGGCGCTGTCCGCGCAGGTCGCCGGCATCAAGGTCGGGTACCTCAACGCGAAGTTCCCCTTCGGCAGCACCGACGTCGGTCCCGAGGTACTCGCGATGAAGAACGCGGGGATCGACGGTCTGACCGCGTCCGTGGACCCGAACACGTCCTTCGCGCTCATCACGGGACTGCGTAACCAGAACGTGCCGATGAAGGCGTCGATCCTGCCCACCGGCTACGGCGGCGACCTGCTCCAGGCGGGCCCGGGCGCGCTGAACCAGGCCCAGGGCGTCTACTTCATCCTCCAGTACGAGCCGGTGGAGATGCACACGGCCGCGACGAAGCAACTGCAGGCCGACTTCACCAGCGCCGCCATCACCACGGCACCGACGTACGGCTCCTACAACGGCTATGTCTCCGTCGGTCTGCTCGTACGCGCGCTCAAGGCCGCGGGCGCCCAGCCGACCTCCGCGTCCCTGATCGGCGCGCTGTCGAACATCCACGACTGGGACGCCATGGGCCTCTTCGGCAGCCACACCGTCGACATCAACGACCGCGTCACGATTGTCGGCGGCGCCGACAACTGCCTCTGGGTCACCAAGCTCACCGGAAAGACCTTCACCCTCGTCTCCGGCGCGACCCCGATCTGCGGCGAACTCGTCCCCGGCAAGTCAGTCGCCCCCGCCTCCTGA